A region from the Azospirillum thermophilum genome encodes:
- a CDS encoding ABC transporter ATP-binding protein, translated as MALVLEHHPLPAAERRERVETGLRRMGLWDFRKALPKQLSGGMRQRVGIARALAVRPALLLLDEPLSALDAQTRELLMEDFLDLWRRERTTAVYVTHNLDEALRLADRVAVLSRRPGRLREIVAVEEPRDARQTPAAQLHLAEVRDRLWHLIRAEAQLADREIADA; from the coding sequence GTGGCGCTGGTGCTGGAGCATCATCCCCTGCCGGCCGCCGAGCGGCGGGAGCGGGTGGAGACCGGCCTGCGCCGCATGGGGCTGTGGGACTTCCGCAAGGCGCTGCCCAAGCAACTGTCCGGCGGCATGCGCCAGCGCGTCGGCATCGCCCGGGCGCTGGCCGTCCGCCCGGCCCTGCTGCTGCTCGACGAGCCGCTGTCGGCGCTGGACGCCCAGACGCGCGAGCTGCTGATGGAGGATTTCCTCGACCTCTGGCGGCGGGAGCGGACCACCGCCGTCTATGTCACCCACAATCTGGACGAGGCGCTGCGGCTGGCCGACCGCGTGGCGGTGCTGAGCCGGCGGCCCGGACGGCTGCGCGAGATCGTCGCCGTCGAGGAGCCGCGCGACGCCCGCCAGACGCCGGCCGCCCAGCTCCATCTCGCCGAGGTGCGCGACCGGCTCTGGCACCTGATCCGCGCCGAGGCGCAGCTTGCCGACCGGGAGATCGCCGATGCCTGA
- a CDS encoding ABC transporter permease → MGGANRSGLVSPLFLPPPSSVANALVAMIADGSLWQNLRASLMRIGVGWALGTLGGMLVGFAMGIGSVARAVGVPLVSAFFPIPKIALLPLFILWFGIGEPSKFATIGFGVFFPTVIATYSAIDAVPRNLIRMAQSFGLPWRSILRSIVLPGAMPGILAGFRITASIALILVVAAEMIGAEYGIGAFVLTAGNLMQTDALLAGVLVLSLLGLAIGTVLSVLERRLLRWR, encoded by the coding sequence GTGGGAGGGGCGAACCGCAGCGGACTGGTCAGCCCGCTGTTCCTGCCGCCGCCGAGCTCGGTCGCCAACGCGCTGGTCGCCATGATCGCCGACGGGTCGCTGTGGCAGAACCTGCGCGCCTCGCTGATGCGGATCGGGGTGGGATGGGCGCTGGGCACGCTGGGCGGGATGCTGGTGGGCTTCGCCATGGGCATCGGCTCGGTGGCGCGGGCGGTCGGGGTGCCGCTGGTCTCCGCCTTCTTCCCGATCCCGAAGATCGCGCTGCTGCCGCTGTTCATCCTGTGGTTCGGCATCGGCGAGCCGTCGAAGTTCGCCACCATCGGCTTCGGCGTCTTCTTCCCCACGGTGATCGCCACCTACAGCGCCATTGACGCGGTGCCGCGCAACCTGATCCGCATGGCGCAGAGCTTCGGCCTGCCCTGGCGGTCGATCCTGCGCTCCATCGTGCTGCCCGGCGCCATGCCCGGCATCCTGGCAGGCTTCCGCATCACCGCCTCGATCGCGCTGATCCTGGTGGTGGCGGCGGAGATGATCGGGGCCGAGTACGGCATCGGCGCCTTCGTGCTGACCGCCGGCAACCTGATGCAGACCGACGCGCTGCTGGCCGGCGTGCTGGTGCTGTCCCTGCTGGGGCTGGCCATCGGCACCGTCCTGTCGGTCCTGGAGCGCCGGCTGCTGCGCTGGCGCTGA
- a CDS encoding ABC transporter substrate-binding protein — protein MSFARWTRRAFLGAAAATVAATSLPAFAQGLEKASVGVLALSSSGPIFIAKAKGYFAREGLDVELKMFTSAQQVPVAVASGDVDFGVTGLTAGFYNLAAKGAATIVAAQSRDEPGFQLSAYLATNAAWDAGLKTPADLKGKRIAITTAGSTFHYMIGLLGQKYGFTVKDVTMVPLQDVPKMTAAFKGGQVDAILSPATVARQLVADGAGKVIGWAGDETPWQLGALFTAPRTIKDRRPVVEKFVRAYRTALAEYHAAFNTKDAAGTIVKGPGYDELLGIIAEATKQKPELVAIGLPYVDPQGRLLVDDVVNQVKFWQSEGQVDKALDARSVMDLSFVGQ, from the coding sequence ATGAGCTTTGCGCGTTGGACCCGGCGGGCCTTTCTGGGCGCCGCCGCCGCGACTGTCGCCGCCACCAGCCTGCCGGCCTTCGCCCAGGGGCTGGAGAAGGCCAGCGTCGGCGTGCTGGCGCTCTCGTCGTCGGGACCGATCTTCATCGCCAAGGCCAAGGGCTATTTCGCCAGGGAAGGGCTGGACGTCGAGCTGAAGATGTTCACCTCGGCCCAGCAGGTGCCGGTGGCGGTCGCCTCGGGCGACGTGGATTTCGGCGTCACCGGGCTGACCGCCGGCTTCTACAATCTGGCCGCCAAGGGGGCCGCCACCATCGTCGCGGCGCAGAGCCGGGACGAGCCGGGCTTCCAGCTCTCCGCCTATCTCGCCACCAATGCCGCCTGGGACGCCGGGCTGAAGACGCCGGCCGACCTGAAGGGCAAACGCATCGCCATCACCACGGCGGGCTCGACCTTCCATTACATGATCGGCCTGCTCGGCCAGAAATACGGCTTCACGGTCAAGGACGTGACCATGGTGCCGCTGCAGGACGTGCCGAAGATGACCGCCGCCTTCAAGGGCGGCCAGGTCGACGCCATCCTCTCCCCGGCGACGGTGGCGCGCCAGCTCGTCGCCGACGGGGCCGGCAAGGTGATCGGCTGGGCGGGCGACGAGACGCCCTGGCAGCTCGGCGCCCTCTTCACCGCGCCCAGGACCATCAAGGACCGCCGCCCGGTGGTGGAGAAGTTCGTCCGTGCCTACAGGACGGCGCTGGCGGAATACCACGCCGCCTTCAACACGAAGGACGCCGCCGGCACCATCGTCAAGGGGCCGGGCTATGACGAGCTGCTGGGCATCATCGCAGAGGCGACCAAGCAGAAGCCGGAGCTGGTCGCCATCGGCCTGCCCTACGTCGATCCGCAGGGCCGCCTGCTGGTCGACGACGTGGTCAACCAGGTGAAGTTCTGGCAGTCCGAAGGACAGGTGGACAAGGCGCTGGACGCCAGGTCGGTCATGGACCTCAGCTTCGTCGGCCAATAA